In Mus caroli chromosome 9, CAROLI_EIJ_v1.1, whole genome shotgun sequence, a single window of DNA contains:
- the Ooep gene encoding oocyte-expressed protein homolog, translated as MASHTADADAKSDPDSQKLLNVLPVSLRLRTRPWWFPIQEVSNPLVLYMEAWVAERVIGTDQAEISEIEWMCQALLTVDSVNSGNLVEITIFGQPRAQTRMKNILLNMAAWHKGNEVQRAAKVKEVEEFLKIRASSILSKFSKKGLKLAGFPLPPEGRETPMES; from the exons ATGGCATCCCACACGGCTGATGCTGACGCCAAGTCAGACCCTGACTCTCAGAAGCTGCTCAACGTCCTGCCTGTGTCCCTGCGACTTCGCACGCGGCCCTGGTGGTTCCCAATTCAGGAAGTCAGCAATCCTCTGGTGCTCTACATGGAAGCCTGGGTGGCAGAAAGGGTCATAG GCACAGACCAAGCAGAAATCTCAGAAATAGAGTGGATGTGCCAAGCCCTGCTGACAGTGGACTCAGTCAACTCTGGGAACCTAGTTGAAATCACCATCTTTGGACAACCCCGTGCACAGACGCGAATGAAAAATATTCTCTTGAATATGGCGGCCTGGCACAAAGGAAACGAAGTCCAAAGAG CTGCGAAGGTGAAAGAAGTTGAAGAGTTCTTGAAAATTCGTGCCTCCTCAATCCTAAGCAAGTTTAGTAAGAAAGGGCTAAAACTGGCTGGCTTTCCGCTTCCGCCGGAGGGAAGAGAAACACCGATGGAGTCTTAA
- the Ddx43 gene encoding probable ATP-dependent RNA helicase DDX43 isoform X2 encodes MSRREPAANASSSGVAPRRSSTRSRGADRTATEETNRRGRVGSRGAGGGWREPAGAAEATAAGRREPPLCFGVKNDVVGAVIGRGGSKIREIQNTTNTRIQVIKGNPEAEIKIFGNKAMQTKAKTVIDNVVKKQQNYIPGQRVGIIAFQPTVGADTSTSESVTDDQPLIDWDQIREDALKWEKKKWADLPPIKKNFYIESATTSSMSQVQIDNWRAREQRNGPGMLVLTPTRELALQVEAECSKYSYGDLKSVCVYGGGDRDGQIQDVSKGVDIIIATPGRLNDLQMNNFVNLKSVTYLVLDEADKMLDMGFEPQIMKILLDVRPDRQTIMTSATWPYAVRRLAQSYLKEPMIVYVGTLDLVAVSTVKQNIIITTEEEKRTHIQTFLENMSPKDKVIVFVSRKAVADHLSSDLILRHISVESLHGNREQSDREKALENFKTGKVRILIATDLASRGLDVHDITHVYNYDFPRNIEEYVHRVGRTGRAGRTGMSITLITRNDWRVATELINILERANQNIPEELVLMAERYKANKLKREMEKKVGRPPGKPQKFY; translated from the exons ATGTCTAGGCGGGAACCCGCAGCCAACGCTTCCTCCTCGGGCGTTGCTCCCCGGCGAAGCTCGACCCGGTCCCGGGGCGCCGACCGGACGGCAACGGAGGAGACGAACCGGAGAGGCCGGGTCGGTAGCAGGGGTGCGGGCGGCGGCTGGAGAGAGCCCGCCGGGGCCGCCGAGGCTACGGCCGCGGGCCGCCGCGAACCGCCGCTCTGCTTCGGGGTGAAGAACGATGTGGTGGGCGCGGTGATAG GTCGTGGTGGGTCAAAAATTAGAGAAATCCAAAATACAACGAACACTAGGATACAG GTAATAAAAGGAAATCCTGAGGCAGAAATCAAAATTTTTGGTAATAAAGCcatgcaaacaaaagcaaaaacagtgATAGATAATgttgttaaaaaacaacaaaattacatTCCAGGACAAAGAGTTG GTATTATTGCATTCCAACCTACCGTTGGAGCAGATACCAGCACAAGTGAGAGTGTAACAGACGATCAGCCATTGATAGATTGGGATCAAATTCGAGAAGATGCTttgaaatgggaaaagaaaaagtgggCAG ATTTACCTCCAATTAAGAAAAACTTTTACATAGAGTCAGCAACGACAAGCTCAATGTCACAAGTGCAAATAGACAACTGGAG AGctagagaacaaagaaatgggCCTGGCATGTTAGTTCTTACGCCCACCCGGGAATTAGCCCTTCAAGTAGAAGCTGAATGTTCTAAATATTCATATGGTGATCTTAAAAG tgtttgtgtatatggtggtggtgatagagATGGACAAATACAAGATGTTTCAAAAGGTGTAGACATCATTATTGCAACTCCTGGAAGATTGAATGACCTACAAATGAATAACTTTGTCAATCTGAAAAGTGTAACCTATTTG GTTTTAGATGAAGCAGACAAGATGCTGGACATGGGATTTGAACCCCAGATAATGAAGATTTTGTTAGATGTACGCCCAGACCGGCAGACTATTATGACAAG CGCTACTTGGCCATATGCCGTCCGCCGTCTTGCACAATCTTATTTGAAAGAACCAATGATTGTCTATGTTGGTACTTTGGATCTAGTT GCTGTAAGTACAGTGAAACAAAATATAATCATTACCACAGAAGAAGAGAAACGAACTCATATCCAGACCTTCCTCGAGAATATGTCACCTAAAGACAAAGTCATTGTCTTTGTCAGCAGAAAAGCCGT TGCTGATCACTTATCAAGTGATCTGATTCTCCGACACATATCAGTGGAGTCTCTGCACGGCAACAGAGAACAGAGCGACCGAGAGAAAGCGTTAGAGAACTTTAAGACAG GTAAAGTGAGAATACTTATTGCTACTGACTTGGCATCTCGAGGTCTTGATGTCCATGATATCACTCATGTCTACAATTATGATTTTCCACGGAACATTGAAGAATACGTACACAGAGTAGGGCGCACTGGGAGAGCAGG GCGCACTGGAATGTCAATTACCCTTATCACAAGAAATGATTGGAGGGTTGCCACTGAATTGATTAATATTCTAGAAAGAGCAAATCAG AATATCCCAGAGGAACTTGTCTTAATGGCTGAGAGATACAAAGCAAATAAACTAAAAAGggagatggaaaaaaaagtgGGAAGACCTCCAGGAAAGCCCCAGAAGTTTTACTAA
- the Ddx43 gene encoding probable ATP-dependent RNA helicase DDX43 isoform X1 has product MSRREPAANASSSGVAPRRSSTRSRGADRTATEETNRRGRVGSRGAGGGWREPAGAAEATAAGRREPPLCFGVKNDVVGAVIGRGGSKIREIQNTTNTRIQVIKGNPEAEIKIFGNKAMQTKAKTVIDNVVKKQQNYIPGQRVGIIAFQPTVGADTSTSESVTDDQPLIDWDQIREDALKWEKKKWADLPPIKKNFYIESATTSSMSQVQIDNWRKENFNITCDDLKDGEKRPIPNPICKFEDAFQSYPAVMENIKRAGFQKPTPIQSQAWPIVLQGIDLIGVAQTGTGKTLSYLMPGFIHLDSQPLAREQRNGPGMLVLTPTRELALQVEAECSKYSYGDLKSVCVYGGGDRDGQIQDVSKGVDIIIATPGRLNDLQMNNFVNLKSVTYLVLDEADKMLDMGFEPQIMKILLDVRPDRQTIMTSATWPYAVRRLAQSYLKEPMIVYVGTLDLVAVSTVKQNIIITTEEEKRTHIQTFLENMSPKDKVIVFVSRKAVADHLSSDLILRHISVESLHGNREQSDREKALENFKTGKVRILIATDLASRGLDVHDITHVYNYDFPRNIEEYVHRVGRTGRAGRTGMSITLITRNDWRVATELINILERANQNIPEELVLMAERYKANKLKREMEKKVGRPPGKPQKFY; this is encoded by the exons ATGTCTAGGCGGGAACCCGCAGCCAACGCTTCCTCCTCGGGCGTTGCTCCCCGGCGAAGCTCGACCCGGTCCCGGGGCGCCGACCGGACGGCAACGGAGGAGACGAACCGGAGAGGCCGGGTCGGTAGCAGGGGTGCGGGCGGCGGCTGGAGAGAGCCCGCCGGGGCCGCCGAGGCTACGGCCGCGGGCCGCCGCGAACCGCCGCTCTGCTTCGGGGTGAAGAACGATGTGGTGGGCGCGGTGATAG GTCGTGGTGGGTCAAAAATTAGAGAAATCCAAAATACAACGAACACTAGGATACAG GTAATAAAAGGAAATCCTGAGGCAGAAATCAAAATTTTTGGTAATAAAGCcatgcaaacaaaagcaaaaacagtgATAGATAATgttgttaaaaaacaacaaaattacatTCCAGGACAAAGAGTTG GTATTATTGCATTCCAACCTACCGTTGGAGCAGATACCAGCACAAGTGAGAGTGTAACAGACGATCAGCCATTGATAGATTGGGATCAAATTCGAGAAGATGCTttgaaatgggaaaagaaaaagtgggCAG ATTTACCTCCAATTAAGAAAAACTTTTACATAGAGTCAGCAACGACAAGCTCAATGTCACAAGTGCAAATAGACAACTGGAG gaaagaaaattttaatataacatgtGATGACTTGAAAGATGGTGAGAAGCGTCCTATCCCCAACCCTATATGTAAATTTGAAGATGCCTTTCAAAGTTACCCAGCAGTTATGGAAAACATTAAAAGAGCAGGCTTTCAAAAACCTACACCGATTCAG TCACAGGCATGGCCAATAGTTCTGCAAGGAATAGATCTTATTGGAGTAGCACAAACTGGAACAGGGAAGACACTGTCCTACTTAATGCCTGGATTTATTCATCTAGACTCTCAACCACT AGctagagaacaaagaaatgggCCTGGCATGTTAGTTCTTACGCCCACCCGGGAATTAGCCCTTCAAGTAGAAGCTGAATGTTCTAAATATTCATATGGTGATCTTAAAAG tgtttgtgtatatggtggtggtgatagagATGGACAAATACAAGATGTTTCAAAAGGTGTAGACATCATTATTGCAACTCCTGGAAGATTGAATGACCTACAAATGAATAACTTTGTCAATCTGAAAAGTGTAACCTATTTG GTTTTAGATGAAGCAGACAAGATGCTGGACATGGGATTTGAACCCCAGATAATGAAGATTTTGTTAGATGTACGCCCAGACCGGCAGACTATTATGACAAG CGCTACTTGGCCATATGCCGTCCGCCGTCTTGCACAATCTTATTTGAAAGAACCAATGATTGTCTATGTTGGTACTTTGGATCTAGTT GCTGTAAGTACAGTGAAACAAAATATAATCATTACCACAGAAGAAGAGAAACGAACTCATATCCAGACCTTCCTCGAGAATATGTCACCTAAAGACAAAGTCATTGTCTTTGTCAGCAGAAAAGCCGT TGCTGATCACTTATCAAGTGATCTGATTCTCCGACACATATCAGTGGAGTCTCTGCACGGCAACAGAGAACAGAGCGACCGAGAGAAAGCGTTAGAGAACTTTAAGACAG GTAAAGTGAGAATACTTATTGCTACTGACTTGGCATCTCGAGGTCTTGATGTCCATGATATCACTCATGTCTACAATTATGATTTTCCACGGAACATTGAAGAATACGTACACAGAGTAGGGCGCACTGGGAGAGCAGG GCGCACTGGAATGTCAATTACCCTTATCACAAGAAATGATTGGAGGGTTGCCACTGAATTGATTAATATTCTAGAAAGAGCAAATCAG AATATCCCAGAGGAACTTGTCTTAATGGCTGAGAGATACAAAGCAAATAAACTAAAAAGggagatggaaaaaaaagtgGGAAGACCTCCAGGAAAGCCCCAGAAGTTTTACTAA